The following proteins are co-located in the Fusarium verticillioides 7600 chromosome 7, whole genome shotgun sequence genome:
- a CDS encoding serine/threonine protein kinase, with protein sequence MSSLFGFNSDSATSTKILEDLEELNSTLGPIVSAAGTRLPLIPHFDLTYNKPLGKGATFEVNCEVFKPRGGPSPYYVAVKYVVLTADNGDRERRNSCVARELRVGTHPALTNVQEILPLIGYGWNTNLLIRTPFLMVPFSEHGTLSYYLRRRDVREWIDMSGRRDLALDVARGLEALHSCKIIHGDIKPDNVLIFTTFGRSRDRWNQMAKLSDFGGCIFEDESSKNLYGGTPLYNAPEQEGRGNFKASEWRNPKDYYAADIWSLGLTVCEIILGRPFIQKDWLDKGQSKLEFLDQMAMSAGDSLQWKLRGLCSHFLEEATPIRQSILETLRMTLYDDPHKRANIRDVVRVLSQGATQQRPISEFPSILSLPPSQTIPRTPHIVIDLKSLPSRSGKAMVDKIHTAQDENHDGSSSLSEGSCSPKVAGPPGETDLEQVHIRMASQAAAQWRIDAAKVFDHVMNLGMPWTVQESIFKELQHQAPLERAVSENAGGSYFENCLRLALAYKVGFGVHPDRSMMIEYFTISARENEIAMALWYRIASSLQLEIAKTKWIRQTLDWQLKRSEKPEKATRYFMTRVKLYQERSAPLLPTMLDDSGLDGSTLLLFACQDQNFTAAMDICSKVQRFVLIPGEPTPLHWLIKFNETQAESLGNALICGQGAGPGPCAEFVNHCPDFTIVLPAHCLELGGSPLHWAVRTRNVSLVQLLIKLGADVNVCWKQAGTTIADNKDAQETPLEISVQYHLPELVQVLLEAGGRGSSSYSVFYNIGARCMPFARHVIHGPHYRQALRDTIQVLIAQGLDLWIEDERGNSPLSIAVEDPDCETYIVEELLATLPPEGPITSHYALVSSAVNCLTRRHSVSSLGLIASRPRECINALDGSGRNALHYAVVTDSVEAVKILGQIVECDFDTFSSDGDHAIHLAARFGSVGALPLIVAKGVDLNILTKPGDLSNDRPPETPLMIAASRQKRETADFLLENGANPFFDITSAVYPTVLLAACTGPRRGDSILPHLLSKHGNLCDKSVLDAAGSTGWTALHQAAFFGDVQSVLALLDKGADPIRTDIRGKAPLELVTELLNTIRNDNRVIPTHERIFQKGKQAVADLEAALDEVRRILTLAASSL encoded by the exons ATGTCGTCGTTGTTCGGCTTCAACTCTGATTCTGCTACCTCCACTAAGATCCTCGAGGATTTAGAAGAGCTGAACTCGACTCTCGGTCCTATTGTCTCAGCTGCAGGTACTCGGTTGCCTCTCATTCCCCATTTCGACTTAACCTACAATAAGCCGCTCGGAAAGGGTGCAACGTTTGAAGTCAACTGTGAAGTCTTCAAACCTCGTGGCGGACCCTCCCCCTACTATGTCGCCGTCAAGTATGTGGTTCTGACCGCAGATAATGGGGATCGTGAAAGAAGGAATAGCTGCGTCGCTAGAGAGTTGCGCGTTGGGACACATCCGGCCTTGACAAATGTGCAAGAGATTCTGCCCTTGATCGGCTACGGTTGGAACACAAACCTCCTCATCAGGACACCCTTTCTCATGGTGCCATTTTCCGAACACGGCACCTTGTCCTATTATTTGAGACGTAGAGATGTTCGTGAATGGATCGACATGAGTGGTCGACGAGATCTGGCTTTAGATGTCGCAAGGGGACTGGAAGCTCTACACAGCTGCAAGATCATCCATGGTGACATCAAGCCAGACAATGTGCTCATTTTCACCACATTTGGTCGATCTAGAGACCGCTGGAATCAGATGGCAAAACTCTCAGACTTCGGAGGTTGTatctttgaagatgaatCCTCAAAGAATCTGTATGGTGGTACTCCTCTGTACAATGCGCCGGAACAAGAAGGCAGGGGAAATTTCAAAGCATCGGAATGGCGAAACCCCAAGGACTATTACGCAGCGGACATCTGGTCTCTCGGTCTCACAGTTTGTGAGATCATCCTTGGTCGCCCTTTCATCCAAAAGGATTGGCTTGATAAAGGCCAATCAAAGCTGGAATTCCTGGACCAGATGGCGATGTCCGCAGGCGATAGTCTTCAGTGGAAGTTGAGGGGATTGTGCTCTCATTTCCTTGAAGAGGCTACACCGATACGGCAGTCAATACTAGAAACCCTTCGCATGACGCTGTACGACGATCCACACAAACGTGCCAATATTCGGGATGTTGTACGAGTCCTTAGTCAAGGAGCCAC GCAGCAAAGGCCGATATCTGAATTCCCATCAATTCTTTCTTTGCCACCCTCTCAGACCATACCCAGGACACCTCATATCGTGATCGATCTTAAGTCATTGCCTTCAAGGTCGGGTAAGGCTATGGTTGATAAAATTCACACCGCTCAAGATGAAAATCACGACGGGAGCAGCAGCTTGTCAGAAGGCTCATGCTCACCAAAGGTAGCTGGTCCACCGGGCGAAACAGACCTAGAGCAGGTGCATATCAGGATGGCGAGCCAAGCAGCTGCCCAGTGGCGAATAGACGCTGCCAAAGTGTTTGAT CATGTCATGAACCTCGGCATGCCATGGACTGTGCAAGAGAGCATTTTCAAAGAActgcaacaccaagctcctctcgAGCGTGCTGTAAGTGAGAATGCCGGAGGCAGCTACTTTGAGAATTGTTTGCGTCTAGCCTTGGCCTACAAGGTTGGATTCGGTGTGCATCCTGACAGAAGTATGATGATTGAATACTTTACCATCAGCGCCCGTGAAAACGAGATAGCTATGGCACTCTGGTATCGGATAGCCTCCTCCTTGCAACTCGAAATCGCCAAAACAAAATGGATCCGTCAAACATTGGACTGGCAGCTCAAGAGATCCGAGAAGCCGGAAAAGGCAACAAGATACTTCATGACCAGAGTCAAGTTATATCAAGAAAGATCAGCCCCGCTTCTGCCGACTATGCTAGATGACTCGGGGCTTGATGGCTCAACGCTGCTTCTATTTGCTTGCCAGGATCAGAACTTCACAGCTGCAATGGATATTTGTAGCAAGGTGCAGAGATTTGTTCTGATACCAGGCGAGCCAACTCCACTCCATTGGCTAATTAAGTTTAATGAGACACAGGCCGAGTCACTGGGCAATGCTCTTATTTGTGGGCAGGGAGCGGGACCTGGGCCGTGTGCCGAATTCGTTAATCATTGTCCAGACTTTACGATTGTTTTACCTGCCCATtgccttgaacttggcggTTCACCTCTTCACTGGGCAGTCAGGACACGGAATGTCAGTCTGGTACAGCTTCTAATCAAACTTGGGGCCGACGTGAACGTGTGTTGGAAACAAGCCGGCACGACTATTGCAGACAACAAAGATGCGCAAGAGACTCCCCTTGAGATTTCAGTGCAATATCATTTACCTGAGTTAGTACAGGTTTTACTTGAGGCTGGTGGGCGTGGCTCATCTTCCTACTCTGTTTTCTATAATATCGGGGCCAGGTGTATGCCTTTTGCGAGGCATGTCATACATGGTCCTCATTATCGGCAAGCACTCCGCGACACAATTCAAGTCCTCATTGCTCAAGGCCTTGACCTTTGGATCGAGGACGAGCGTGGGAATAGCCCTTTGAGCATCGCAGTGGAGGACCCCGACTGTGAAACTTACAtcgttgaggagcttcttgcaACTCTGCCACCAGAAGGACCAATCACTTCTCATTACGCTCTTGTCAGTTCGGCTGTAAATTGCCTTACTCGACGCCACAGCGTGTCCTCTCTAGGCCTGATAGCTTCCCGTCCGAGAGAGTGTATCAATGCTCTTGATGGATCTGGGCGGAATGCGCTACACTACGCTGTTGTTACAGACAGTGTTGAGGCGGTGAAAATCCTTGGTCAAATTGTTGAGTGCGATTTTGATACTTTCAGCTCAGACGGAGACCACGCAATTCATCTAGCAGCTCGCTTTGGATCGGTTGGCGCCCTTCCGCTCATAGTCGCCAAAGGCGTCGATCTGAACATTCTCACAAAGCCTGGCGATTTGTCTAATGACAGACCCCCAGAAACCCCGCTCATGATTGCTGCTTCTCGACAGAAACGCGAGACAGCTGATTTCCTTCTCGAGAATGGAGCTAATCCCTTCTTTGACATTACGTCCGCCGTCTATCCTACTGTTCTCCTAGCTGCCTGCACGGGTCCTCGACGTGGAGATTCTATCCTTCCGCATCTGTTGTCAAAACACGGCAATCTTTGTGATAAGTCGGTTCTTGATGCTGCAGGTAGTACCGGTTGGAcggctcttcatcaagccGCTTTCTTCGGCGATGTCCAGTCCGTGCTAGCTTTGCTAGACAAAGGTGCCGATCCCATCCGGACCGATATCAGAGGCAAAGCTCCATTGGAGTTAGTAACAGAGTTATTGAATACTATCAGGAACGATAACAGAGTCATACCAACACACGAGCGCATTTTCCAGAAGGGAAAGCAGGCTGTTGCCGACCTCGAGGCGGCGCTAGACGAGGTGCGCAGAATACTCACTCTGGCTGCATCCTCGTTATAG